In a genomic window of Sphingomonas koreensis:
- the istB gene encoding IS21-like element helper ATPase IstB — MSRAADDKMPPGTTAGTPQVLLAHHLKQLKLPTVLREYEKLARECARDGVDHTRYLLRLIELELIDRERRTVERRIRAARFPAVKSLDTFDFTAIPSLNKMLVLELARCEYILRRENIIALGNSGTGKTHAALALGLAACQKGFTVAFTTAAALVNQLLEARDEKRLLKMQRELAAVKLLIVDELGYVPLSPTGAELLFETFSQRYERGSTIVTSNLPFEDWTQVLGSERLTGALLDRLTHHVSILTMNGDSYRLKQSAHRRRAARAEQNQATPAD; from the coding sequence ATGAGCCGGGCGGCGGACGACAAGATGCCGCCCGGTACGACGGCGGGCACGCCGCAGGTTCTGCTGGCGCATCACCTCAAGCAGCTCAAGCTGCCCACGGTCCTGCGCGAGTATGAGAAGCTGGCCCGGGAATGTGCGCGCGATGGCGTTGATCACACCCGCTACCTGCTGCGTCTCATCGAACTGGAGCTGATCGACCGGGAGCGCCGCACGGTCGAGCGCCGGATCCGTGCTGCCCGGTTCCCGGCGGTGAAGAGCCTCGATACCTTCGACTTCACGGCCATCCCCAGCCTCAACAAGATGCTCGTGCTGGAACTGGCACGCTGCGAGTACATCTTGCGCCGGGAAAACATCATCGCGCTTGGCAACAGTGGCACGGGCAAAACGCACGCCGCGCTCGCCCTGGGACTGGCCGCCTGCCAGAAGGGCTTCACGGTCGCGTTCACCACCGCCGCAGCGCTGGTGAACCAGTTGCTGGAAGCCCGCGACGAAAAGCGGCTGCTCAAGATGCAACGCGAGCTTGCCGCCGTGAAGCTGCTGATCGTCGATGAACTGGGCTACGTTCCGCTCTCCCCCACGGGCGCGGAACTGTTGTTCGAGACCTTCTCACAGCGTTACGAGCGCGGATCGACCATCGTCACCTCCAACCTGCCGTTCGAGGACTGGACGCAGGTCCTCGGGTCCGAGCGGCTCACCGGAGCGCTGCTCGACAGGCTCACTCACCACGTCAGCATCCTGACCATGAACGGCGACAGCTACCGCCTGAAGCAATCCGCCCACCGTCGCCGCGCTGCCAGGGCGGAGCAAAACCAGGCCACCCCCGCCGACTGA
- a CDS encoding conjugal transfer protein TraD encodes MRKPRDYDAELEALDAKAKQLKARKVQQLGELVIASGADTLPLDQLAGALLAAAGTSDAATKKAWRTRGAAFFQGTRGDGGGNRGNARGAATRAGGAQPDAADAGAA; translated from the coding sequence ATGCGCAAACCACGCGACTATGATGCCGAGTTGGAGGCGCTCGACGCCAAGGCCAAGCAGCTAAAGGCGCGCAAGGTTCAGCAGCTCGGCGAACTGGTGATCGCGAGTGGCGCCGATACGCTTCCGCTCGATCAGCTTGCCGGCGCGCTGCTTGCTGCCGCCGGCACCAGCGACGCAGCGACCAAGAAGGCATGGCGCACGCGCGGCGCCGCGTTCTTTCAGGGAACGCGCGGGGATGGTGGCGGCAATCGCGGCAACGCGCGCGGCGCTGCGACGCGGGCAGGTGGAGCGCAACCGGATGCAGCTGACGCGGGCGCGGCATGA
- the traA gene encoding Ti-type conjugative transfer relaxase TraA — MAIYHFSAKIISRANGSSALASAAYRSGSRLYDERLDRHHDFSNKAGVVHSEVMLPDSTPEHFADREKLWNAVEAAEKRIDSQLAREVEFAIPRELSPEMGIDLAREFVRREFVDRGMIADLNVHWDIGADGLAKPHAHVMLTLREVGEDGFGKKNRDWNRADLLEKWRERWAEHVNQRLAELDIDARIDHRSLEAQGIDLEPQHKIGPAASRMAAQGLASERLEEHHAIARANGEKLLANPALAIDAITHNQATFTTRDLAMFVHRHSEGKEQFDRVMAAVKAAPELVALGKDRCGEQRFTSRAMIETEQRLERAASVMANRHHHAVADHHRDAALARAAARGMILSSEQRSALEHVTETKGLGIVIGYAGTGKSAMLGVARDAWESAGYSVRGAALSGIAAENLESGSGIASRTIASMEHQWAQGRELLTDRDVLVIDEAGMIGTRQMERVISGAQRRGAKVVLVGDPEQLQAIEAGAAFRATAERHGGVEITQIRRQREDWQRDATRQLATGRTAEAIAAYEDRGRIHAADTRDQARGELIERWDRDRRASPGSTRIILTHTNDEVRALNIAARERLRSGGELGEDVTVRAERGERAFAAGDRVMFLRNERSLGVKNGTLGKVESVTPARMAVTLDDGRAVGFDVKDYASIDHGYAATVHKAQGVTVDHVHVLATPGIDRHAAYVALSRHRDAVDAYYGRDDFADPGKLVRALSRERGKDMASDYQRVPEPAHEPSPPRNPFAGLKLGGAPAAEPQATSLDKAVERYARAAAYILRMRNRGVEELPHHRTAFARASRELDAIRPDAARDLRNAFNADHGLIDQAANGRTAAAIRAMALEAELRIDGARRADQFVAAWQQNVRRLHAHERSGDYDAGDRIRSNLADMAKSLHRDPQLESLLRNRVKDLGIGKVSGSSISHELLNSPGLSRGRGLSR, encoded by the coding sequence ATGGCGATCTACCACTTCTCAGCCAAGATCATCTCCCGCGCCAACGGATCGTCGGCGCTCGCCTCCGCCGCGTATCGTTCGGGGTCGCGGCTCTATGACGAGCGGCTCGATCGCCACCACGACTTCTCGAACAAGGCCGGCGTCGTCCACTCCGAGGTGATGCTGCCGGATAGCACGCCTGAGCACTTCGCCGATCGGGAGAAACTCTGGAACGCCGTCGAGGCGGCCGAGAAACGGATCGACTCGCAGCTGGCACGAGAAGTCGAGTTCGCGATTCCGCGCGAGCTATCCCCAGAAATGGGGATTGACCTCGCGCGCGAGTTTGTTCGGCGCGAGTTCGTCGATCGCGGGATGATCGCCGACCTCAACGTGCATTGGGATATCGGCGCGGATGGGCTGGCGAAGCCGCACGCGCATGTGATGCTGACGCTCCGGGAAGTCGGTGAGGACGGATTCGGCAAGAAGAACCGCGACTGGAATCGTGCCGATCTGTTGGAGAAGTGGCGCGAGCGCTGGGCCGAGCACGTCAACCAGCGGCTCGCCGAACTCGATATCGATGCACGCATCGATCACCGCTCGCTCGAGGCACAGGGGATCGACCTCGAACCGCAGCACAAGATTGGCCCGGCTGCGTCGCGCATGGCGGCGCAGGGGCTCGCATCGGAGCGGCTCGAAGAGCACCACGCCATCGCCCGTGCCAATGGCGAAAAGCTGCTGGCGAACCCGGCGCTAGCGATCGACGCGATCACCCACAATCAGGCGACCTTCACTACTCGCGACCTGGCGATGTTCGTGCACCGCCACAGTGAAGGTAAGGAGCAGTTTGATCGCGTTATGGCGGCGGTCAAAGCCGCGCCCGAGCTGGTTGCGCTTGGCAAGGACAGATGCGGTGAGCAGCGCTTCACCAGCCGTGCAATGATCGAGACCGAGCAGCGGCTCGAGCGCGCGGCGAGCGTAATGGCGAACCGTCATCATCACGCCGTGGCGGATCATCATCGTGACGCCGCGCTGGCGCGCGCCGCGGCGCGGGGGATGATCCTATCATCTGAGCAGCGCTCGGCACTCGAGCATGTCACCGAGACGAAGGGTCTCGGCATCGTCATCGGCTACGCCGGCACCGGCAAGTCGGCGATGCTCGGGGTTGCGCGCGATGCCTGGGAGAGCGCCGGCTACTCGGTTCGGGGCGCCGCGCTGTCCGGCATCGCAGCGGAAAACTTGGAGAGCGGATCCGGCATCGCGTCGCGCACGATCGCGAGCATGGAACATCAATGGGCGCAGGGCCGCGAGCTGCTGACCGATCGGGATGTGCTCGTGATCGATGAGGCTGGCATGATTGGCACGCGCCAGATGGAGCGCGTGATTAGCGGAGCACAGAGGCGCGGCGCCAAGGTCGTGCTGGTTGGCGATCCCGAGCAGCTTCAGGCGATCGAAGCTGGCGCGGCATTCCGTGCCACGGCCGAGCGTCACGGCGGCGTCGAGATCACCCAGATCCGCCGCCAGCGCGAGGACTGGCAGCGCGACGCGACCCGCCAGCTCGCGACCGGTAGAACAGCGGAAGCGATCGCGGCATACGAGGATCGCGGGCGCATTCACGCAGCCGACACGCGCGATCAGGCGAGAGGCGAGCTGATCGAGCGTTGGGATCGAGATCGTCGCGCCTCGCCGGGCTCCACCCGGATCATCCTGACGCATACCAATGACGAGGTCCGTGCGCTCAATATCGCGGCACGCGAGCGGCTGCGTTCAGGCGGTGAACTAGGCGAGGATGTCACGGTTCGCGCCGAGCGCGGTGAGCGGGCGTTCGCGGCCGGTGATCGTGTGATGTTCCTCCGGAACGAGCGCAGCCTTGGCGTGAAGAACGGCACGCTCGGCAAGGTGGAGTCGGTCACCCCGGCGCGAATGGCGGTGACGCTCGACGATGGCCGCGCGGTCGGGTTCGATGTGAAGGACTATGCCAGTATCGATCATGGCTACGCCGCGACGGTGCATAAGGCGCAGGGTGTGACCGTCGACCACGTCCATGTGCTCGCGACGCCCGGGATTGATCGCCATGCCGCCTATGTCGCGCTGTCGCGGCATCGCGACGCGGTTGATGCCTACTATGGACGGGACGATTTCGCCGACCCGGGCAAGCTGGTGCGCGCGCTGTCCCGCGAGCGCGGCAAGGACATGGCCTCGGACTACCAGCGGGTGCCGGAACCGGCGCATGAGCCATCGCCGCCACGCAATCCGTTCGCTGGCTTGAAGCTTGGAGGTGCACCTGCAGCCGAGCCACAGGCGACATCGCTCGACAAGGCCGTCGAACGCTATGCCCGCGCTGCCGCGTACATCCTGCGCATGCGCAACCGCGGCGTGGAAGAGCTTCCGCACCACCGAACCGCCTTTGCCCGGGCAAGCAGGGAGCTCGACGCGATCCGGCCGGATGCGGCGCGCGATCTGCGCAACGCATTCAACGCGGATCACGGGCTCATCGACCAGGCGGCGAACGGCAGAACCGCGGCGGCGATCCGCGCGATGGCGCTGGAAGCGGAGCTGCGGATCGACGGTGCTCGGCGTGCCGACCAGTTCGTCGCCGCCTGGCAGCAGAATGTACGCCGGCTTCATGCTCATGAGCGCAGCGGAGATTATGATGCCGGCGACCGGATCAGGAGCAATCTCGCCGACATGGCCAAGAGCCTGCACCGCGATCCGCAGCTCGAGTCGCTGTTGCGGAATCGGGTGAAAGACCTCGGAATCGGCAAGGTCAGCGGGTCATCGATTTCCCATGAGCTCCTGAATAGTCCCGGCCTCTCGCGCGGGCGCGGATTGAGCCGTTAG
- a CDS encoding conjugal transfer protein TraD has translation MQLTRARHDMRAWAVKRRARTRQLIELGGLVAKADLIALTDDDRAVIFGLLVAAASTLRSERRDQALTLWRRRGKRAFGS, from the coding sequence ATGCAGCTGACGCGGGCGCGGCATGACATGCGCGCCTGGGCGGTGAAGCGCCGCGCGCGCACGCGCCAGCTGATCGAACTTGGAGGGCTCGTCGCCAAGGCCGATCTGATCGCGCTGACTGATGACGACCGCGCGGTGATCTTCGGGTTGCTTGTCGCAGCTGCATCGACATTGCGCAGCGAGCGGCGCGATCAGGCACTCACGCTGTGGCGCCGACGCGGCAAGCGCGCCTTCGGTTCTTAA
- the istA gene encoding IS21 family transposase, translating into MFAVEVYAAVRRFVFVEGNSQREAAKVFGLSRETISKMCRFSLPPGYTRTKPVAKPKLGSLLPVIDRILAEDRTAPMKQRHTAKRIFERLRDEHGYGGGYTVVKDYVRQCRARGRETFVPLAHPPGHAQVDFGEAVGVIGGVRQKVHFFCMDLPQSDACFVKAYPAETTEAFLDGHVSAFAFFGAVPRSILYDNTTIAVAKICGDGKRERTRAFTGLVSHYLFTDRFGRPGKGNDKGKVEGLVKHARTHFMVPIPHAASYDAFNAELERRCRARQEERAGRHSQTIGERLVADLAAMCPVPVGTFEPCETRAARVSSTALVRYRTNDYSVPTRYGFQDVVVKGFVDQVVILCGGEEIARHPRCYGEAMFVANPLHYLALIESKPGALDQAAALQGWDLPEVFQHLRHLLEARMGNKGKREFIQVLRLLEALPMEVVTFAVNEAIHIGAIGFDAIKQIALARIERRPARLDLTAYPHLPRMEVKTTRAADYAALLPELAA; encoded by the coding sequence ATGTTTGCCGTGGAGGTCTACGCAGCGGTTCGTCGTTTTGTGTTCGTGGAAGGGAACAGCCAACGGGAAGCGGCGAAAGTGTTCGGCCTGAGCCGTGAAACGATTTCGAAGATGTGCCGGTTTTCGCTGCCGCCGGGCTACACGCGCACGAAGCCCGTGGCGAAGCCGAAGCTGGGATCGTTGTTGCCGGTGATCGACCGGATCCTGGCGGAAGACCGGACGGCGCCGATGAAGCAGCGGCACACGGCCAAGCGGATTTTCGAGCGCCTGCGCGACGAGCATGGCTACGGTGGCGGCTACACGGTGGTGAAGGATTATGTCCGGCAATGCCGGGCGCGCGGCCGCGAGACGTTCGTACCGCTGGCGCATCCACCGGGCCACGCGCAGGTGGATTTTGGCGAGGCGGTGGGCGTGATCGGCGGCGTCCGGCAGAAGGTGCATTTCTTCTGCATGGACCTGCCACAATCGGACGCCTGCTTCGTGAAGGCCTATCCGGCGGAGACGACCGAGGCGTTTCTCGACGGGCACGTGTCGGCGTTCGCTTTCTTCGGCGCTGTGCCGCGCTCGATCCTGTACGATAATACCACGATCGCGGTCGCGAAGATTTGCGGCGACGGTAAGCGCGAGCGCACCCGTGCGTTTACCGGTCTGGTCAGCCATTACCTGTTCACGGATCGCTTCGGTCGCCCCGGCAAGGGCAACGACAAGGGGAAAGTCGAAGGGCTGGTGAAGCACGCCCGAACGCACTTCATGGTGCCGATCCCGCACGCGGCGAGCTACGATGCCTTCAATGCCGAACTGGAACGCCGCTGCCGCGCCCGGCAGGAAGAGCGGGCTGGGCGGCACAGCCAGACGATCGGCGAACGGCTCGTGGCCGATCTCGCGGCAATGTGTCCTGTGCCGGTCGGGACGTTCGAGCCGTGTGAAACCAGGGCTGCGCGCGTCTCCTCGACCGCGCTGGTGCGCTACCGGACCAACGACTACTCGGTTCCGACCCGCTACGGCTTCCAGGACGTGGTGGTGAAGGGCTTCGTCGATCAGGTCGTCATCTTGTGCGGCGGCGAGGAGATCGCCCGCCATCCGCGCTGCTATGGCGAAGCCATGTTCGTGGCGAACCCACTGCATTACCTGGCGCTGATCGAGAGCAAGCCTGGAGCCCTTGACCAGGCCGCCGCACTTCAGGGCTGGGATCTGCCCGAGGTGTTCCAGCATCTGCGCCATCTTCTGGAGGCGCGGATGGGCAACAAGGGCAAGCGCGAGTTCATCCAGGTGCTGCGCCTTCTGGAAGCGCTCCCGATGGAGGTGGTCACCTTCGCGGTGAACGAGGCGATCCATATCGGTGCGATCGGCTTCGATGCGATCAAGCAGATCGCGCTTGCGCGCATCGAGCGTCGGCCTGCCCGGCTCGATCTAACCGCCTATCCGCACCTGCCCAGGATGGAGGTGAAGACGACGCGCGCCGCCGACTACGCCGCTCTCCTGCCGGAGCTGGCGGCATGA
- a CDS encoding MucR family transcriptional regulator, with amino-acid sequence MSEENALNPVELATELTIAWLGNQNNRVTAEEVPAFLRTMHATLTELSGGTSSEAVAEEARSSEFIPAVSVRKSLGSKDHIISLIDGKPYRMLRRHLSQHGLTPEEYRARYNLKPDYPMVAENYSAQRREMAKKIGLGSKGRGGQPKAATADAPASRGRAKKA; translated from the coding sequence TTGTCCGAAGAAAATGCGCTCAACCCGGTGGAGCTTGCCACTGAACTGACGATTGCCTGGCTCGGCAATCAGAACAATCGTGTGACGGCGGAAGAAGTCCCGGCGTTCCTGCGCACGATGCACGCGACGCTGACTGAACTTTCGGGCGGCACGTCGAGCGAAGCAGTCGCTGAAGAAGCGCGGTCGAGCGAATTCATTCCCGCCGTATCGGTACGCAAGTCGCTCGGCTCGAAGGATCACATCATCTCGCTGATCGACGGCAAGCCGTACCGGATGCTGCGCCGCCATCTTTCGCAACACGGCTTGACACCCGAAGAGTATCGCGCGCGTTATAATCTGAAGCCCGATTATCCGATGGTCGCCGAGAATTATTCGGCGCAGCGCCGCGAGATGGCGAAGAAGATCGGCCTTGGCAGCAAGGGCCGCGGTGGCCAGCCGAAGGCCGCGACGGCAGACGCCCCTGCGTCGCGCGGGCGCGCCAAGAAGGCGTGA
- a CDS encoding ParB/RepB/Spo0J family partition protein: MELKHIDTAKLFVSAANMRAKGKADLSHILPTIRARGVIVPLIVRPAVDEDRFEIVAGKRRYYAALEVAAESGENEPLPCAIMAAGDDAAALEASLIENVARLDPDEVTLWEGFTRLVREGRSPEDIALTFGLTELQVKRTLALGNLLPSIRTLYRKGEIEAATVRHLTLASKARQREWLALRDDPDAYCPTGYSLKAWLFGGSSIPVSAALFEVADYQGEIVSDLFGDERYFADSATFWTAQTAAVEAKAESYREAGWEVIVLPTGEAFQCWQHERCAKRKGGKVFIAVGSRGDVAIHEGYVSCREARKREKGEAVEKPIRPEISALLQNYIDLHRHAAVRADLASQPSLALRLMVAHAIAGSPLWNVRIDARRAQNDAISESVEACASEAAFDEKRRAVLALLGFDPETPTVTGGYEGEHGVAGLFARLIELPDPAVLDVLAIVMGETLEAGSALIELLGPMFGTDMAKVWTADDVLLDLIRDREVMQHVLTDVAGERVASENDSATGKVKRGIVRDCLSGENGRAKVEGWVPGWMAFPPSSYTERGGVGTVSRAAAIGDLAASQSQPEPLRRAA; this comes from the coding sequence ATGGAACTCAAGCACATCGATACCGCCAAGCTGTTCGTCTCGGCTGCCAACATGCGGGCCAAGGGTAAGGCGGACCTGTCGCATATCCTTCCGACCATTCGAGCGCGGGGCGTGATCGTACCGCTGATCGTGCGGCCAGCAGTCGATGAGGACCGGTTCGAGATCGTGGCGGGCAAGCGGCGCTATTATGCGGCGCTGGAGGTCGCAGCTGAGAGCGGCGAGAACGAACCGCTGCCGTGCGCGATTATGGCGGCGGGGGACGACGCGGCGGCACTCGAAGCATCGCTGATCGAGAATGTCGCGCGGCTGGACCCAGACGAGGTGACCTTGTGGGAGGGCTTCACGAGGCTGGTGCGCGAAGGGCGTAGCCCCGAGGACATCGCGCTCACCTTTGGCCTTACCGAGCTGCAGGTGAAGCGCACGCTGGCGCTCGGTAACCTGCTGCCTAGCATCCGGACCCTCTACCGCAAGGGCGAGATCGAGGCGGCGACCGTGCGGCATCTGACCCTCGCGTCCAAGGCGCGGCAGCGCGAGTGGCTGGCATTGCGCGACGATCCGGACGCTTATTGCCCGACCGGCTACAGCCTCAAGGCGTGGCTGTTCGGCGGGTCGTCGATCCCGGTCAGCGCGGCACTGTTCGAGGTCGCGGACTATCAAGGCGAGATCGTCTCCGACCTGTTCGGTGACGAGCGCTACTTTGCGGACAGCGCGACGTTCTGGACCGCGCAGACCGCAGCCGTGGAAGCCAAGGCCGAGAGCTATCGCGAAGCCGGATGGGAAGTCATCGTCCTGCCGACCGGCGAGGCGTTCCAGTGCTGGCAGCATGAGCGCTGTGCCAAACGCAAGGGCGGCAAGGTGTTCATCGCCGTGGGTTCGCGCGGCGATGTCGCGATCCACGAAGGCTATGTCTCTTGCCGGGAAGCGCGCAAGCGGGAGAAGGGCGAGGCGGTGGAGAAACCGATCCGGCCCGAGATCAGCGCACTACTCCAAAACTACATCGACCTGCACAGGCACGCGGCAGTTCGCGCCGACTTGGCAAGCCAGCCCTCGCTGGCGCTGCGCTTGATGGTGGCGCACGCAATTGCCGGTTCCCCGCTATGGAATGTCCGGATTGACGCACGGCGTGCGCAAAATGACGCAATTTCTGAGAGCGTCGAAGCTTGCGCATCCGAGGCCGCGTTCGACGAGAAGCGACGCGCAGTGCTGGCATTGCTCGGGTTCGATCCGGAGACACCGACCGTGACGGGCGGGTACGAGGGCGAGCATGGGGTTGCCGGGCTGTTCGCGCGGCTGATCGAGCTTCCCGACCCGGCTGTGCTCGACGTGCTGGCGATCGTCATGGGCGAGACGCTGGAGGCAGGCAGCGCGTTGATCGAGCTGCTCGGGCCGATGTTCGGCACCGACATGGCGAAGGTCTGGACCGCCGACGATGTGCTGCTCGACCTGATCCGCGACCGCGAGGTGATGCAGCATGTGCTGACCGATGTCGCGGGCGAGCGCGTCGCGAGCGAAAACGACAGCGCCACCGGTAAGGTCAAGCGCGGCATCGTGCGCGACTGCCTCAGCGGTGAGAATGGCCGCGCCAAGGTTGAGGGCTGGGTGCCGGGCTGGATGGCGTTCCCGCCTAGCAGCTACACCGAGCGGGGCGGGGTCGGGACCGTCAGCCGGGCGGCAGCGATTGGCGATCTGGCAGCGTCGCAAAGTCAGCCCGAGCCATTGCGCCGTGCGGCTTGA
- a CDS encoding helix-turn-helix transcriptional regulator, translated as MTTEAPDRILRIKTVLERTGLSRSTMYRKMQNGTFPRNVQISTRCAGWRESAVNAWMRNPIFYEADEQEGA; from the coding sequence ATGACGACCGAAGCCCCCGACCGCATACTCCGGATCAAGACCGTGCTCGAGCGAACGGGTCTGAGCCGATCGACGATGTATCGAAAGATGCAGAACGGCACCTTTCCTCGAAATGTGCAGATCAGCACCCGCTGCGCCGGCTGGCGCGAGTCAGCGGTCAACGCATGGATGCGCAATCCGATCTTTTACGAGGCGGACGAACAGGAGGGCGCCTGA
- a CDS encoding HEPN domain-containing protein, whose amino-acid sequence MRTDLDHLPHAKQRELREVVRILFEEFAQITARTTDPKRKAARILKLVLFSSYARGDWVDDPVGGYHSDYDILVVVNDERLTDVVEYWAAADDRLMREVTIAKSLSAPVNFIVHTLADVNKQLERGRPFFVDILRQGIALYDAEGFPFVAPQNLPEDDARAEAQENYDYWFSQAESAAMGAQFYIEQGKERDAAFLLHQAAERLYHCTLLVLSLYSPKSHKLNFLRSRAEDVAPTLIEAWPRDDKTTRRRFELLRQAYVNARYSPHYKITAEELGWLAERITVLRDLVQAVCEERLAPRD is encoded by the coding sequence ATGCGCACTGATCTGGATCATCTGCCCCACGCCAAGCAGCGCGAGTTGCGTGAGGTCGTGCGCATCCTGTTCGAGGAATTCGCGCAGATCACCGCGCGGACGACCGATCCCAAGCGCAAGGCCGCGCGCATCCTCAAGCTCGTGTTGTTCAGCTCCTACGCGCGCGGTGACTGGGTCGATGACCCGGTCGGCGGCTATCATTCCGACTATGACATCCTCGTCGTCGTCAACGACGAGCGGCTGACCGATGTCGTCGAATATTGGGCAGCGGCCGACGACCGGTTGATGCGCGAGGTCACCATCGCCAAATCCCTGAGCGCGCCAGTCAACTTCATCGTTCACACGCTGGCCGACGTGAACAAGCAGCTCGAGCGCGGGCGGCCATTCTTCGTCGATATTCTGCGGCAGGGGATCGCGCTTTACGACGCCGAGGGGTTCCCGTTCGTCGCGCCGCAGAATTTGCCCGAGGATGACGCGCGGGCTGAGGCGCAGGAGAACTACGACTATTGGTTCTCCCAAGCTGAGAGCGCTGCCATGGGCGCTCAGTTCTACATCGAACAAGGGAAAGAGCGTGACGCCGCGTTCCTGCTGCATCAGGCAGCTGAACGGCTCTACCACTGCACGCTACTGGTGCTGTCGCTCTACAGCCCGAAGTCGCACAAGCTGAACTTCCTGCGCTCGCGCGCCGAGGATGTCGCGCCCACGCTGATCGAGGCTTGGCCGCGCGACGACAAGACCACGCGGCGGCGGTTCGAGCTGCTGCGCCAAGCCTATGTGAATGCGCGCTACTCGCCGCACTACAAGATCACCGCCGAGGAGCTAGGCTGGCTCGCTGAGCGCATCACCGTGCTGCGCGATCTTGTGCAGGCTGTTTGTGAGGAACGGCTCGCGCCGCGCGACTGA